One Gammaproteobacteria bacterium DNA segment encodes these proteins:
- a CDS encoding DUF58 domain-containing protein translates to MIPTPRLLALVAVAALLGLLLPLGVLPAGLWAGWLGFVVVVAMADALGLAAEAPLAVERRVAGSLPLGVLSTVTLRIHNPGRRTCRVDITDHAPAAMEMEGLPRRLEAAAGGWTALDYRCRPRVRGEHRFPVVQLKKGSPLGLWQRTRRLHHKSVVRVYPDFAAVSPYAVYALDQQLSVFGALKRRRRGEGSEFHQLREFRQGDALRQIDWRATARMRRLISKEYQDERDQTLVFLLDCGRRMRTRDGTLSHFDQALNAMLLMSYVALRKGDAVGVSSFGGEARWLSPRKGATTLTLLLNTLYDLQPTLTVADYVAAATDLMARQRKRALVVLVTNLHGEEQEELRQAVALLRRRHLVVVTSLREVVLDEVMEAPVETLPDALRVAAAHDYMAERDHALGMLRQGGVPVVDVTPPRLSVAMVNAYLAIKAGGAL, encoded by the coding sequence GCTGGGGCTGCTTCTTCCCCTGGGGGTTCTGCCGGCGGGGCTGTGGGCGGGCTGGCTGGGCTTCGTGGTGGTGGTCGCCATGGCCGATGCCCTGGGGCTGGCGGCGGAGGCGCCCCTGGCGGTGGAGCGGCGGGTGGCGGGCTCCCTGCCCCTGGGGGTCCTCAGTACGGTGACCCTGCGCATCCACAACCCGGGCCGGCGGACCTGCCGGGTGGACATCACGGACCACGCCCCCGCGGCCATGGAGATGGAGGGCCTGCCACGCCGCCTGGAGGCGGCCGCCGGGGGCTGGACGGCGCTGGATTACCGCTGCCGCCCCCGGGTCCGGGGCGAGCACCGGTTTCCCGTGGTGCAACTTAAGAAGGGCTCGCCCCTCGGCTTGTGGCAGCGCACCCGCCGGCTGCACCACAAGTCGGTGGTGCGGGTGTACCCGGACTTCGCCGCGGTGAGCCCCTATGCGGTGTATGCCCTGGACCAGCAGCTGTCGGTGTTCGGGGCCCTCAAGCGCCGGCGCCGCGGCGAGGGCTCCGAGTTCCACCAGCTGCGGGAGTTCCGCCAGGGCGATGCCCTGCGCCAGATCGACTGGCGCGCCACCGCCCGCATGCGCCGGCTGATCTCGAAGGAGTACCAGGACGAGCGCGACCAGACCCTGGTGTTCCTGCTGGATTGCGGCCGCCGCATGCGCACCCGGGACGGCACCCTGTCTCATTTCGATCAGGCCCTCAACGCCATGCTGCTCATGAGCTACGTGGCCCTGCGCAAGGGCGACGCGGTGGGGGTGTCCAGCTTCGGCGGAGAGGCCCGCTGGCTTTCGCCCCGCAAGGGCGCCACCACCCTGACCCTGCTCCTCAACACCCTCTATGATCTGCAGCCCACCCTGACGGTGGCCGACTACGTGGCGGCGGCCACCGACCTCATGGCGCGCCAGCGCAAGCGCGCCCTGGTGGTGCTGGTGACCAACCTCCACGGCGAGGAGCAGGAGGAGCTCCGCCAGGCCGTGGCCCTGCTGCGGCGCCGTCATCTGGTGGTGGTCACGAGCCTGCGGGAGGTGGTGCTGGACGAGGTCATGGAGGCCCCCGTCGAGACCCTGCCGGATGCCCTGCGGGTGGCGGCGGCCCATGACTACATGGCCGAGCGCGACCATGCCCTGGGTATGCTGCGCCAGGGCGGCGTGCCGGTGGTGGATGTGACCCCGCCCCGGTTGTCGGTGGCCATGGTCAACGCCTACCTTGCCATCAAGGCCGGCGGCGCGTTGTAA